One Halalkalicoccus tibetensis genomic region harbors:
- a CDS encoding CARDB domain-containing protein has product MGTSNDGGKRDGTDDWPLGRRRFVGLGAAAIAGAAGCTDSGGEAGEEESAEEAEGAEMAVRDAAVNATEIHTEQTFEVTATIENTGGEAGTFHAELRMDDVIVDTEAVEVDPGGTESVTFSGSFGEPGEYEVGVNDVVVDTVRVELPPPEFELVEASLAETTVAVGEEIEARATVANVGGQEGSVDVDLRADDRTVASRELTIDADGRESTAITHAFGSPGSYEIELGGEPLGVVTVEIPATFEIDETAVPERSAGVGEPLDVDVRVENVGEQAGTAGATLFADGNAVDTSEGSLEPGESAVARFAPSFEAAGAYSLSVAVASGAPPEGRAGADDAVELGTVYVTDCYVAVSETVAVESGSEEAYAFDLAEYDELRIGTRTRDGVDPSLTVVGPSGALIDESGDGAIETSFVADEAGRHEVRLENGSVLPWRDGTWAIEIVRCTWEE; this is encoded by the coding sequence ATGGGAACGAGCAACGACGGCGGGAAACGGGACGGAACGGACGACTGGCCGCTCGGTCGGCGGCGGTTCGTCGGCCTCGGAGCGGCGGCCATAGCGGGCGCCGCGGGCTGTACGGATTCGGGCGGCGAAGCAGGGGAGGAGGAGTCGGCCGAGGAGGCCGAGGGGGCCGAGATGGCCGTCCGCGACGCCGCGGTGAACGCGACGGAGATCCACACCGAGCAGACCTTCGAGGTGACCGCGACGATCGAGAACACCGGCGGGGAGGCGGGGACGTTCCACGCGGAGCTACGCATGGACGACGTGATCGTCGACACCGAGGCCGTCGAGGTCGATCCCGGCGGGACGGAGTCGGTGACGTTCTCCGGCTCGTTCGGCGAGCCCGGCGAGTACGAAGTCGGCGTCAACGACGTCGTCGTCGACACCGTCCGGGTCGAGCTCCCCCCGCCGGAGTTCGAGCTCGTCGAGGCGTCGCTGGCCGAGACGACGGTCGCGGTCGGCGAGGAGATCGAGGCGCGCGCGACGGTCGCGAACGTCGGCGGCCAGGAGGGCTCCGTCGACGTCGACCTGCGGGCGGACGACCGGACCGTCGCGAGCCGGGAGCTGACGATCGACGCCGACGGGCGCGAGTCGACGGCGATCACGCACGCCTTCGGGTCGCCGGGCAGCTACGAGATCGAACTCGGTGGGGAACCCCTCGGGGTCGTGACCGTCGAGATCCCGGCGACGTTCGAGATCGACGAGACCGCCGTCCCCGAGCGGTCGGCCGGGGTCGGCGAGCCCCTCGACGTCGACGTGCGGGTCGAAAACGTCGGCGAGCAGGCGGGGACGGCGGGCGCGACGCTGTTCGCGGACGGCAACGCGGTCGACACCAGCGAGGGGTCACTGGAGCCGGGCGAGAGCGCCGTCGCCCGCTTCGCGCCCTCCTTCGAGGCGGCGGGGGCCTATTCGTTGAGCGTCGCCGTCGCGAGCGGCGCGCCCCCGGAGGGCCGAGCGGGGGCCGACGACGCCGTGGAGCTCGGAACGGTGTACGTCACCGACTGTTACGTGGCCGTCAGCGAGACCGTGGCGGTCGAAAGCGGCTCGGAGGAGGCCTACGCGTTCGACCTGGCCGAGTACGACGAGCTACGGATCGGGACGCGGACGCGCGACGGCGTCGACCCCTCGCTCACCGTCGTCGGGCCCTCGGGGGCGCTGATCGACGAATCGGGCGACGGCGCGATCGAGACCTCGTTCGTCGCCGACGAGGCGGGGCGCCACGAGGTCCGCCTCGAGAACGGGTCGGTGCTCCCGTGGCGCGACGGCACCTGGGCGATCGAGATCGTCCGCTGTACGTGGGAGGAGTGA
- a CDS encoding bacterio-opsin activator domain-containing protein gives MTGSIPVLYVEPDPAAVDTVVTAVSEEYPELSITAVGSAAEARDRLADGPVGCVVSAYDLPDANGLELLEAVGSEHRDLPTVLVAGRDDGVLAREALSAGVSDYLRRSDPIEPALLVRRIEGVVPDSDTPVERSGAHVEALTHAASDVIVTVDEAGTIRFVNEAVEDVFGYRPEELVGEPVTTLVSDVDTDRYLDDLREYLRTDGEADWGHTELTGCRKDDSTVPLELSFGRFEYDGRRFITGIARDISEHRRLRSELDELIGRVTDAFYGLDSEWRFTYLNERADELINPEGKELIGETVWEQFPGALDTGFEEQYRRAMETQTPVAFEEHYPEPLDSWFEVRAYPSETGLSVYFQDIDDRKRRERQLETLNEVSQELTTAETIEGVDRIAIEAVDETLSLPIASIKVYNSETGYLEPVGGDWDSPAVGRRLFESRRTVPWQVFASGEPAVYDDLNATDLPAEETPLRSAIVLPLGKHGVLIAGSDEPDAISEDDVALAEILAANTTSALDRVDRERALREQTERLEEQNTALERVQRLNAVIRGIVQELTHASTHETAMQAVCDRLADSEPYRFVWIGIHDPATDEITPEAFGGVEEGYLDEITVTADESSTGMGPAGRAFRSHEPSVQNDLYTDPPFEPWRQAALERGYRSSISIPIVHRDTIYGVLNLYAEEANAFNGTERDALGELGETIGYALNALDRKRDLVSDRSLDLEFRLHDPADPLLALLAEHDYTIEFENTVHRADDSLQAFVAIDEADPETVSGFEREVDDIEESRFVREQDGAYLFAWTLAPSSFFPSLVDQGVLPRLLAADADGGRAVVRISRTAAVRSVIDRFEARYDEVELIAQRERDEPITTQREFETEFKDLLTDRQEEILRLATVSGFFEWPRATTAQQIADMIGVSQPTVSRHLRAGERTLFDLLFEGD, from the coding sequence ATGACCGGGTCGATCCCGGTGCTCTACGTCGAGCCCGACCCCGCCGCCGTCGACACCGTCGTGACGGCCGTCTCGGAGGAGTATCCGGAGCTGTCGATCACCGCGGTCGGGTCCGCCGCGGAGGCGCGCGACCGGCTCGCCGACGGCCCCGTCGGCTGCGTCGTGAGCGCGTACGACCTGCCCGACGCGAACGGCCTCGAACTCCTCGAGGCGGTCGGTTCCGAACACCGCGACCTCCCGACCGTCCTCGTCGCCGGCCGCGACGACGGGGTCCTCGCGCGCGAGGCGCTCTCGGCCGGGGTGAGCGATTACCTCCGCCGGAGCGACCCGATCGAGCCGGCGCTGCTCGTACGGCGGATCGAGGGGGTGGTTCCCGACAGCGATACTCCGGTCGAGCGGTCGGGCGCCCACGTCGAGGCGCTCACGCACGCCGCCTCGGACGTCATCGTCACGGTCGACGAGGCCGGCACGATCCGGTTCGTCAACGAGGCCGTCGAGGACGTCTTCGGCTACCGGCCCGAGGAGCTGGTCGGCGAACCGGTCACGACCCTCGTCAGCGACGTCGACACCGACCGATACCTCGACGACCTGCGGGAGTACCTCCGGACCGACGGTGAGGCCGACTGGGGTCATACCGAACTGACCGGCTGTCGCAAGGACGACTCGACGGTACCCCTCGAACTCTCCTTCGGCCGGTTCGAGTACGACGGCCGGCGTTTCATCACGGGGATCGCCCGGGACATCTCCGAGCACCGTCGCCTCCGGTCGGAGCTCGACGAGCTGATCGGCCGCGTCACGGACGCCTTCTACGGCCTCGATTCGGAGTGGCGCTTCACCTACCTCAACGAACGGGCCGACGAGCTCATCAACCCCGAGGGGAAGGAGCTGATCGGCGAGACCGTCTGGGAGCAGTTCCCGGGGGCGCTCGACACGGGGTTCGAGGAGCAGTACCGCCGCGCGATGGAGACCCAGACGCCGGTCGCCTTCGAGGAGCACTACCCCGAGCCGCTCGACTCGTGGTTCGAGGTGCGGGCGTACCCCTCCGAAACCGGCCTCTCGGTGTACTTCCAGGACATCGACGACCGCAAGCGGCGCGAGCGCCAGCTCGAGACCCTCAACGAGGTCTCCCAGGAGCTGACGACGGCCGAGACGATCGAGGGTGTCGATCGCATCGCGATCGAGGCGGTCGACGAGACGCTCTCGCTTCCGATCGCGTCGATCAAGGTGTACAACTCGGAGACCGGCTATCTGGAACCGGTCGGCGGCGACTGGGACTCGCCCGCCGTCGGGCGTCGCCTGTTCGAGTCCCGACGGACCGTCCCGTGGCAGGTCTTCGCCAGCGGGGAGCCGGCGGTCTACGACGACCTGAACGCGACCGACCTTCCGGCCGAGGAGACCCCGCTTCGCAGCGCGATCGTCCTCCCGCTCGGGAAACACGGCGTCCTCATCGCCGGCTCCGACGAGCCCGACGCGATCTCGGAGGACGACGTCGCGCTCGCGGAGATCCTCGCCGCGAACACGACCTCGGCGCTGGACCGGGTCGACCGCGAGCGCGCGCTGCGCGAACAGACCGAGCGCCTGGAGGAGCAGAACACGGCCCTCGAACGAGTCCAGCGACTCAACGCGGTCATCCGCGGGATCGTCCAGGAGCTGACGCACGCCTCGACACACGAGACGGCCATGCAGGCGGTCTGTGACAGGCTCGCCGACTCCGAGCCCTATCGGTTCGTCTGGATCGGGATCCACGACCCGGCCACCGACGAGATCACGCCGGAGGCGTTCGGGGGCGTCGAGGAGGGCTATCTCGACGAGATCACGGTGACGGCCGACGAGAGCTCGACCGGCATGGGGCCCGCCGGGAGGGCGTTCCGGAGCCACGAACCCAGCGTTCAGAACGACCTCTACACCGATCCCCCCTTCGAGCCGTGGCGCCAGGCCGCCCTCGAGCGTGGCTACCGCTCGAGCATCTCGATCCCGATCGTCCACCGGGACACCATCTACGGCGTCCTGAACCTCTACGCCGAGGAGGCGAACGCCTTCAACGGAACCGAGCGCGACGCGCTCGGCGAGCTCGGCGAGACGATCGGCTACGCCCTCAACGCCCTCGACAGGAAGCGCGACCTCGTCAGCGATCGCTCGCTCGACCTCGAGTTCCGGCTCCACGACCCGGCCGACCCCCTTCTGGCGCTCCTGGCGGAACACGACTACACGATCGAGTTCGAGAACACCGTCCACCGGGCCGACGACAGCCTCCAGGCGTTCGTGGCGATCGACGAGGCCGACCCCGAGACGGTCTCCGGATTCGAACGCGAGGTCGACGACATCGAGGAGAGCCGCTTCGTCCGCGAGCAGGACGGTGCCTACCTCTTCGCCTGGACGCTCGCGCCGTCGTCGTTCTTCCCGTCGCTCGTCGACCAGGGCGTGCTCCCGCGGCTGCTCGCGGCCGACGCGGACGGGGGCCGTGCCGTCGTCCGGATCTCGCGGACCGCCGCGGTCCGGTCGGTGATCGACCGTTTCGAGGCCCGCTACGACGAGGTCGAGCTGATCGCCCAGCGCGAGCGCGACGAGCCGATCACGACCCAGCGGGAGTTCGAGACGGAGTTCAAGGACCTGCTGACCGACCGCCAGGAGGAGATCCTTCGGCTGGCCACGGTCAGCGGGTTCTTCGAGTGGCCCCGGGCCACCACCGCACAACAGATCGCCGACATGATCGGCGTCTCGCAACCGACGGTGAGCCGCCACCTCCGCGCCGGCGAGCGAACGCTGTTCGATCTCCTGTTCGAGGGGGACTGA
- a CDS encoding HalOD1 output domain-containing protein — protein MTTDTSPERTRQPREDVALRQPVGDDRTICESIFTTVATAEDRPVTELDPLGETVDSDALNALFPSGLRDSSRELAFHYAGYTVVVTDEAVTLLSPT, from the coding sequence ATGACGACAGATACCTCCCCCGAACGGACACGACAGCCCAGAGAGGACGTCGCCCTCAGACAGCCCGTCGGCGACGACCGAACGATCTGTGAATCGATCTTCACGACCGTGGCCACAGCCGAGGACCGGCCGGTCACCGAGCTCGACCCGCTCGGGGAGACGGTCGATTCGGACGCCCTGAACGCCCTGTTCCCGTCGGGACTTCGGGACAGCAGCCGGGAGCTGGCGTTCCACTACGCCGGCTACACGGTCGTCGTCACCGACGAGGCGGTCACCCTGTTGTCGCCGACCTGA
- a CDS encoding NAD+ synthase: MNGKTLSNVHPNDADPASSFITSPAEVESVRARIVSFIRLAIEDADAGGVVVPMSGGIDSTLTAALAIEALGEDRVLGLGLPCHKTESVNAYDARTIAGGLGMEYREVQLRPLLDCFEDMVAPRLDPMGDRHAIGNVIARLRMTCAYYVANTRGDLVLGTANRSEHLLGYFTKYGDGGADLFPIGDLYKTEVGTVAQRIGLPKRIIGKEPTAGFWAGQTDADDLGAPYDVLDPILLRAVDRDDPPDRIAADVDVDPDTVEELLERCVASAHKRAVPPKPGIRDRVSPDRPSSE; the protein is encoded by the coding sequence ATGAATGGAAAAACACTATCGAACGTACACCCGAACGATGCGGACCCGGCGTCGTCGTTCATCACGAGCCCGGCGGAAGTGGAGAGCGTGCGCGCACGGATCGTCTCGTTCATCAGGCTCGCCATCGAGGACGCCGACGCGGGCGGCGTGGTCGTCCCGATGAGCGGCGGGATCGACTCGACGCTCACCGCCGCGCTGGCGATCGAGGCGCTCGGCGAGGACCGCGTTCTCGGGCTGGGGCTGCCGTGTCACAAGACCGAGAGCGTCAACGCCTACGACGCTCGGACGATCGCCGGCGGGCTCGGCATGGAGTACCGCGAGGTCCAGCTGCGCCCGCTGCTCGACTGTTTCGAGGACATGGTTGCCCCGCGGCTCGACCCGATGGGCGATCGTCACGCGATCGGGAACGTCATCGCCCGGCTCCGGATGACGTGTGCGTACTACGTCGCGAACACCCGCGGGGACCTCGTGTTGGGCACCGCGAACCGATCGGAGCACCTGCTCGGCTACTTCACCAAGTACGGCGACGGGGGTGCGGACCTCTTCCCGATCGGGGACCTCTATAAGACCGAGGTCGGGACGGTCGCCCAGCGCATCGGCCTCCCCAAGCGGATCATCGGCAAGGAGCCCACCGCCGGGTTCTGGGCCGGCCAGACCGACGCCGACGACCTGGGCGCCCCCTATGACGTCCTCGACCCGATCCTGCTGCGGGCCGTTGATCGGGACGACCCGCCCGACCGGATCGCCGCCGACGTCGACGTCGATCCCGACACCGTCGAGGAGCTCCTCGAACGCTGCGTCGCGTCCGCCCACAAGCGCGCCGTCCCCCCGAAGCCGGGGATCCGCGACCGGGTCAGCCCGGACCGTCCCTCGTCCGAATAG
- a CDS encoding transporter has product MVRISSLVILAGVVLLFVPIPPIATIAGLLVIVTGVLLRLLTDI; this is encoded by the coding sequence ATGGTTCGAATCTCGTCACTGGTGATACTGGCCGGCGTTGTACTGCTGTTCGTCCCGATCCCACCGATCGCGACGATCGCGGGACTGCTCGTGATCGTCACGGGCGTCCTGCTCCGGCTGCTGACCGACATATAG
- a CDS encoding ethanolamine ammonia-lyase reactivating factor EutA, giving the protein MSDDLVSLGVDVGTTTTQVVVSELRVTSPANGGKLEIAERTVRHRGEIRETPLSDPETVDIDAVAGIVEDELGAAGIDPIGIDTGAVIVTGETARKGNAEALVHRVASEGGEFVAAAAGPELEAILAGRGSGATTRARDRGEVVANADVGGGTTNVAVFDADGVRDTRCLDVGGRLVRFDERGAIASVSPPARELADDLGIDLEVGREPSKGALERLADAMADCVIDAITGPPFSERTRALAIGELPTEPVAVEGIAFTGGVGRLVNAVSETDPFEYGDLGPTLAAAIGRRVGGLPVVELGEDIRATVVGVGTRTTELSGRTIGVEESLLPLRDLPVAGVGDLSSVDGTGLEPRLRATIREATSRHGPVPFVLAIEDVGVLSYDRLTEMAGAIAGAWSAEVGAGTGRPVVVLVEQDCAKALGQALGRRLDDPVAVIDEVRAAEGEYLDVGRPLGGDTVPVVVKTLAF; this is encoded by the coding sequence ATGAGCGACGACCTCGTCAGCCTCGGGGTCGACGTCGGGACCACGACGACGCAGGTCGTGGTGAGCGAGCTCCGGGTCACGAGCCCGGCGAACGGGGGCAAGCTTGAGATCGCCGAGCGAACGGTCCGTCACCGCGGCGAGATCCGCGAGACGCCGCTGTCGGACCCGGAGACGGTCGACATCGACGCGGTCGCCGGGATCGTCGAGGACGAGCTCGGGGCCGCCGGGATCGATCCGATCGGGATCGACACGGGAGCGGTGATCGTCACCGGCGAGACGGCTCGAAAGGGAAACGCCGAGGCGCTGGTCCACCGCGTCGCGAGCGAGGGCGGCGAGTTCGTCGCCGCCGCGGCCGGCCCCGAGCTCGAGGCGATCCTCGCGGGGCGGGGTTCGGGGGCGACGACGCGGGCGAGAGATCGGGGGGAGGTCGTCGCGAACGCCGACGTCGGCGGCGGGACGACCAACGTCGCGGTGTTCGACGCCGACGGCGTCCGCGATACGCGCTGTCTCGACGTCGGGGGACGGCTCGTCCGGTTCGACGAGAGGGGAGCGATCGCGTCGGTCTCCCCGCCCGCGCGGGAGCTGGCCGACGACCTCGGGATCGACCTCGAAGTCGGCCGGGAGCCGTCGAAGGGGGCGCTCGAGCGGTTGGCGGACGCGATGGCCGACTGTGTGATCGACGCGATCACGGGCCCGCCGTTCTCGGAGCGAACGAGAGCGCTCGCGATCGGGGAGCTGCCGACCGAGCCGGTCGCGGTCGAGGGGATCGCCTTCACCGGCGGGGTCGGCCGGCTGGTCAACGCTGTCTCCGAAACCGATCCGTTCGAGTACGGCGACCTGGGGCCGACGCTCGCCGCGGCGATCGGCCGGCGGGTAGGCGGGCTGCCGGTCGTCGAACTCGGCGAGGACATCCGGGCGACCGTCGTCGGCGTCGGGACGCGGACGACGGAGCTGAGCGGGCGGACGATCGGCGTCGAGGAGTCGCTGCTCCCGCTTCGTGACCTGCCCGTGGCGGGCGTCGGCGACCTCTCGAGTGTCGACGGGACGGGGCTGGAACCGCGGCTTCGGGCGACGATCCGGGAGGCGACCTCCCGCCACGGCCCCGTCCCGTTCGTCCTCGCGATCGAGGACGTCGGCGTGTTGAGTTACGACCGCCTGACCGAGATGGCGGGGGCGATCGCCGGCGCCTGGAGCGCCGAGGTGGGCGCTGGAACGGGGCGGCCGGTCGTCGTGCTCGTCGAGCAGGACTGTGCGAAGGCGCTCGGGCAGGCGCTCGGCCGGCGGCTCGACGACCCCGTCGCGGTGATCGACGAGGTCCGCGCGGCCGAGGGGGAGTATCTCGACGTCGGACGGCCGCTGGGCGGCGACACCGTTCCCGTGGTCGTGAAGACGCTCGCCTTCTGA
- the eutC gene encoding ethanolamine ammonia-lyase subunit EutC has product MAGKREQTGAEGDGPRDPELLERIADRSPSRLGVGRAGSRPRTETLLEFWADHGIARDAVLTHVPASFAEEHGMVAISTLVEDKGEFLANPDRGREISEEAADRLREECEVGPQVQLIVADGLSSTAVERNVPELLPVLLDGLADRDLRVGTPVFVEYGRVDVMDAIGEELGAECCVILIGERPGLASAESLSAYSVYGPERGGPTAKKSVVSNVHEGGLPPIEAGAQLVDLIAEMCETERSGIDLREDDREFVAE; this is encoded by the coding sequence ATGGCCGGAAAACGCGAGCAGACGGGGGCGGAGGGCGACGGGCCACGGGACCCGGAGCTGTTGGAACGGATCGCCGACCGAAGCCCCTCGCGGCTGGGGGTCGGCCGGGCCGGCTCGCGCCCGCGGACCGAGACCCTGTTGGAGTTCTGGGCCGACCACGGGATCGCCCGCGACGCGGTGTTGACCCACGTCCCGGCGTCGTTCGCCGAGGAGCACGGCATGGTGGCGATCAGCACGCTGGTCGAGGACAAGGGGGAGTTCCTCGCGAACCCTGACAGGGGCCGGGAGATCTCCGAGGAGGCCGCCGATCGACTGCGCGAGGAGTGCGAGGTCGGCCCGCAGGTCCAGTTGATCGTCGCCGACGGATTGAGCTCGACCGCCGTCGAGCGAAACGTCCCCGAACTGCTGCCCGTCCTGCTCGACGGGCTGGCCGACCGCGACCTGCGGGTCGGCACCCCGGTGTTCGTCGAATACGGCCGCGTCGACGTCATGGACGCGATCGGCGAGGAGCTCGGCGCGGAGTGTTGTGTGATCCTCATCGGCGAGCGTCCCGGACTCGCGAGCGCCGAGAGCCTGAGCGCGTACTCGGTCTACGGGCCCGAGCGCGGGGGTCCGACCGCGAAGAAGTCGGTGGTCTCGAACGTTCACGAGGGGGGACTGCCGCCGATCGAGGCCGGCGCCCAGCTGGTCGACCTGATCGCGGAGATGTGCGAGACCGAACGCAGCGGGATCGACCTGCGCGAGGACGACCGGGAGTTCGTCGCCGAGTGA
- a CDS encoding ethanolamine ammonia-lyase subunit EutB codes for MATTSHVDHEFDSLRTLLATANERKTGDELAGIAAESDAERVAAKKALSRVTLRELRENPVVPYEDDEVTRVIQDAVREPVYERIAEWTVADLREFLVDSSTTDREIRAIREGLTSEMIAAVTKLMSNMDLALASSRMTITARCNTTIGEPGTLSFRLQPNDPADDVENILDSTREGLSYGAGDAVIGINPVVDSPENTASILETTHEFIEEWGVPTQNCCLSHVTTQMEAVRDGAPADMLFQSLAGTEAGNDEFGIDVSLLDEADELARRRCSSSGPNVWYFETGQGAELSGDAHEGIDQVTLESRCYGLAKRYDPFLLNTVVGFIGPEYLYDGRQVIRAGLEDVFMGKLHGIPMGIDACYTNHMEADQNDIETLAITLAAAGSNYFITVPMGDDVMLNYQSNSYHDAATLWELFDLEPIEPFGEWLAEMGIMENGRLTERAGDPTVFA; via the coding sequence ATGGCCACCACATCCCACGTCGACCACGAGTTCGACTCGCTGCGGACGCTGCTGGCGACGGCCAACGAGCGAAAGACGGGCGACGAGCTGGCGGGGATCGCCGCCGAGTCGGACGCCGAGCGGGTCGCGGCGAAGAAGGCGCTCAGCCGCGTGACGCTTCGCGAACTCCGGGAGAACCCCGTCGTTCCCTACGAGGACGACGAGGTGACGCGAGTGATCCAGGACGCCGTCCGCGAGCCGGTCTACGAACGGATCGCCGAGTGGACCGTCGCCGACCTCCGGGAGTTCCTCGTCGACTCCTCGACGACCGACCGCGAGATCCGGGCGATCCGCGAGGGGCTGACCAGCGAGATGATCGCCGCGGTGACGAAGCTCATGTCGAACATGGACCTGGCGCTCGCCTCCTCGCGGATGACGATCACCGCCCGGTGTAACACGACGATCGGCGAGCCCGGCACCCTCTCCTTTCGTCTCCAGCCCAACGACCCCGCCGACGACGTCGAGAACATCCTCGATTCGACCCGCGAGGGACTCTCCTACGGCGCGGGCGACGCGGTAATCGGGATCAACCCCGTCGTCGACAGCCCCGAGAACACGGCGTCGATCCTCGAGACGACTCACGAGTTCATCGAGGAGTGGGGGGTTCCGACCCAGAACTGCTGTCTCTCGCACGTCACCACGCAGATGGAGGCGGTTCGCGACGGAGCGCCCGCCGACATGCTGTTCCAGAGCCTCGCGGGCACCGAGGCCGGAAACGACGAGTTCGGGATCGACGTCTCGTTGCTCGACGAGGCCGACGAACTCGCCCGGCGGCGGTGTTCGTCCTCGGGACCGAACGTCTGGTACTTCGAGACCGGCCAGGGTGCGGAGCTCTCGGGCGACGCCCACGAGGGGATCGATCAGGTGACCCTCGAATCGCGCTGTTACGGGCTCGCGAAGCGCTACGACCCGTTCCTGCTCAACACCGTGGTGGGCTTCATCGGCCCCGAGTACCTCTACGACGGCCGGCAGGTCATTCGGGCAGGGTTGGAGGACGTGTTCATGGGCAAGCTCCACGGGATTCCGATGGGGATCGACGCCTGCTACACCAACCACATGGAGGCCGACCAGAACGACATCGAGACCCTCGCGATCACGCTCGCGGCGGCCGGGTCGAACTACTTCATCACCGTCCCGATGGGCGACGACGTGATGCTCAACTACCAGTCCAACAGCTACCACGACGCGGCGACGCTCTGGGAGCTGTTCGACCTCGAGCCCATCGAGCCCTTCGGGGAGTGGCTGGCGGAGATGGGGATCATGGAGAACGGACGACTGACCGAGCGGGCCGGCGACCCGACGGTGTTCGCGTGA
- the glmS gene encoding glutamine--fructose-6-phosphate transaminase (isomerizing) translates to MCGIIGYAGDGYDKEVLDVLLTGLSGLEYRGYDSAGVALADETISVYKSEGELEELEAILKEEDVPSVPVGIGHTRWSTHGPPSDRNAHPHTDNESSVAVVHNGIIENYESLREELSAAGYVFESDTDTEVVPHLIHHYTEQGLDEEAAFRKAVEQLEGSYALAAVFRGSETIYATRQDSPLVLGLADDGTYLASDVPAFIQYTDEVIYLEDGQFATLRDDEIVVTDADGTVLDPSIETIEWDAEDAGKSGYDHYMLKEINEQPRSLRQCLRGRVDELEGTVTIEELEDLPTPERVQFVACGTSYHAALYGELTLRERGVHTQTFLASEYDRSSVPIDEDTLVIGVTQSGETADTMRALRQAGRAGATTLAVTNVVGSSASRECDYTMYIRAGPEIGVAATKTFASQQTALTLLADAIEDGERREVLAALRDLPDHVQSILDGSNAREIAAEYEDSDAYFFIGRGYNYPVALEGALKMKEITYKHAEGFAAGELKHGPLALVTSNTPIFAVVTGDDERATKTIGNVKEVEARGAPVVAVTDGQSDVERYADHVLSIPETHGRVGPILANIQLQLASYWLANRLDRSIDKPRNLAKSVTVE, encoded by the coding sequence ATGTGTGGAATCATCGGCTACGCCGGCGACGGATACGACAAGGAGGTGCTCGACGTGCTGCTGACGGGGCTGTCGGGGCTGGAGTATCGGGGCTACGACTCGGCGGGGGTCGCGCTCGCCGACGAGACGATCTCGGTCTATAAGAGCGAGGGCGAGCTCGAGGAGCTTGAGGCGATCCTCAAGGAGGAGGACGTCCCGAGCGTCCCCGTCGGGATCGGCCACACCCGCTGGAGCACCCACGGGCCGCCCTCCGACCGCAACGCCCATCCGCATACCGACAACGAGTCGTCCGTCGCGGTCGTCCACAACGGGATCATCGAGAACTACGAGAGCCTGCGCGAGGAGCTCTCGGCCGCGGGCTACGTCTTCGAGAGCGATACCGACACGGAGGTCGTCCCCCACCTGATCCACCACTACACCGAGCAGGGTCTCGACGAGGAAGCCGCCTTCCGCAAGGCCGTCGAACAGCTGGAGGGCAGCTACGCGCTCGCGGCGGTGTTCCGCGGCTCGGAGACGATCTACGCCACCCGCCAGGACTCCCCGCTCGTGCTCGGGCTGGCCGACGACGGCACCTACCTCGCGAGCGACGTCCCCGCCTTCATCCAGTACACCGACGAGGTCATCTACCTCGAGGACGGCCAGTTCGCCACGCTGCGCGACGACGAGATCGTCGTCACCGACGCGGACGGGACGGTGCTCGACCCCTCGATAGAAACCATCGAGTGGGACGCCGAGGACGCCGGCAAGAGCGGCTACGACCACTACATGCTGAAGGAGATCAACGAACAGCCCCGCTCGCTGCGCCAGTGTCTTCGCGGTCGGGTCGACGAGCTCGAGGGAACGGTCACCATCGAGGAGCTCGAGGACCTCCCCACCCCCGAGCGGGTGCAGTTCGTCGCCTGCGGAACGTCGTATCACGCCGCGCTCTACGGCGAGCTCACCCTCCGGGAGCGGGGCGTCCACACCCAGACGTTCCTCGCCAGCGAGTACGACCGCTCCTCGGTGCCGATCGACGAGGACACCCTGGTGATCGGCGTCACCCAGAGCGGCGAGACCGCCGACACGATGCGCGCGCTCCGGCAGGCCGGGCGGGCGGGCGCGACGACACTCGCGGTGACCAACGTCGTCGGCTCCTCGGCCTCCCGGGAGTGTGACTACACGATGTACATCCGCGCCGGCCCGGAGATCGGCGTCGCGGCCACCAAGACGTTCGCGAGCCAGCAGACCGCGCTGACCCTGCTCGCGGACGCCATCGAGGACGGCGAGCGCCGAGAAGTGCTCGCGGCCCTGCGGGACCTGCCCGATCACGTCCAGTCGATCCTCGACGGGTCGAATGCACGCGAGATCGCCGCCGAGTACGAGGACAGCGACGCCTACTTCTTCATCGGGCGGGGCTACAACTACCCCGTCGCGCTGGAGGGCGCGCTGAAGATGAAGGAGATCACCTACAAGCACGCCGAGGGGTTCGCCGCGGGCGAGCTCAAACACGGCCCGCTGGCGCTCGTGACGAGCAACACGCCGATCTTTGCCGTGGTCACGGGCGACGACGAGCGGGCGACCAAGACCATCGGCAACGTCAAGGAGGTCGAGGCCCGCGGCGCACCCGTCGTCGCCGTCACCGACGGCCAGTCCGACGTCGAGCGCTACGCGGATCACGTCCTCTCGATCCCCGAAACGCATGGACGGGTAGGACCGATCCTCGCGAACATCCAGCTCCAGCTCGCCTCCTACTGGCTCGCGAACCGCCTCGACCGCTCGATCGACAAGCCCCGCAACCTCGCGAAGAGCGTCACCGTCGAGTAG